From a single Methanomicrobium sp. W14 genomic region:
- a CDS encoding nucleotide-binding protein yields MIGDVKIMDIDPQITERISHKIEEKGGFVEKERILSKLKLLVSDFGIPAEEAERTVTNEFLREQNLSSTGRQNQDVSKIADANPGDWVTVEGKIVSISNPPSPSIAQAGIIADDSGAVRFVVWSKADCPAFEIGKRYRIESATIDEFRGSPSMKIHSGTKVTETEEEIPLMPKPEFISDLKPGVATVRVKIIQNWEPRHERMFQTGVLGDETGTAKFVTWKDDSNVKLEEGRVYNIYYAGVDEYQGKISLNLTGTDIIEEEGASIEVSGGNATLSGSFINMGPGSGLIKRCPVEGCNRVLNRQNFCPVHEVQSKFRYDLRITGVIDDGTKATNVLIQRDETEKITGITLEKAIEIAENNPLGMDDVFMRMQDVILGRYLQCRGNDLEGTFLVKSCQPQSFDSQKHTQLINRAHEQEEVDL; encoded by the coding sequence ATGATTGGAGATGTGAAAATTATGGACATTGATCCCCAGATAACAGAAAGAATCTCCCATAAGATTGAAGAAAAGGGCGGTTTCGTCGAGAAAGAAAGAATACTGTCCAAGCTTAAGCTTCTTGTTTCAGACTTTGGAATCCCTGCCGAAGAGGCAGAAAGGACGGTTACGAATGAATTTCTGCGTGAACAAAACCTTTCCAGCACCGGAAGGCAGAACCAGGACGTCTCAAAAATAGCAGACGCAAACCCGGGCGACTGGGTGACGGTCGAAGGAAAAATCGTTTCCATCTCAAACCCCCCGTCACCTTCAATAGCGCAGGCGGGCATTATAGCCGACGACTCCGGAGCAGTAAGGTTTGTCGTATGGTCAAAAGCGGACTGCCCGGCATTTGAAATCGGTAAAAGGTACAGAATAGAATCCGCAACGATAGACGAGTTCAGGGGTTCTCCAAGCATGAAGATTCATTCAGGTACAAAGGTCACCGAAACCGAAGAGGAAATCCCGCTTATGCCCAAACCTGAATTCATATCAGACTTAAAACCCGGCGTTGCAACAGTCCGCGTCAAAATAATCCAGAACTGGGAGCCACGCCACGAGAGGATGTTTCAGACGGGAGTCCTCGGTGATGAAACAGGGACAGCGAAATTCGTCACCTGGAAGGACGACAGCAACGTAAAGCTTGAGGAAGGCAGGGTCTACAACATATACTACGCGGGAGTCGATGAATACCAGGGAAAAATCTCGCTTAACCTCACCGGAACAGACATAATCGAAGAAGAAGGAGCATCCATCGAAGTTTCAGGCGGGAACGCCACATTATCCGGGTCATTCATAAATATGGGCCCGGGGTCAGGCCTTATCAAAAGGTGCCCGGTAGAAGGGTGCAACCGTGTCCTAAACAGGCAGAATTTCTGCCCGGTTCATGAAGTACAGAGCAAATTCAGATACGATTTAAGAATTACAGGCGTTATTGACGACGGAACCAAAGCCACAAATGTCCTTATACAAAGGGACGAGACTGAAAAGATTACCGGAATAACGCTTGAAAAAGCAATAGAGATAGCGGAAAACAATCCTCTCGGGATGGATGACGTATTCATGAGGATGCAGGACGTTATTCTGGGAAGATACCTCCAGTGCCGCGGCAACGACCTTGAAGGGACGTTTCTAGTAAAAAGCTGCCAGCCGCAGTCTTTCGATTCACAGAAGCATACGCAGCTTATAAACCGTGCCCAT
- a CDS encoding DUF1858 domain-containing protein: MVLTADSSLSELLQENPRAAETLMRFGMGCVGCALANGETIRQAAEEHGIPLPELLKALGIEN, encoded by the coding sequence ATGGTATTAACAGCAGATAGTTCTTTAAGTGAACTGCTACAGGAGAATCCAAGGGCGGCAGAGACGCTGATGCGCTTTGGGATGGGTTGTGTCGGCTGTGCTCTTGCCAACGGAGAGACAATCCGCCAGGCGGCAGAGGAGCACGGGATTCCTCTCCCTGAGCTTTTGAAGGCCCTCGGAATCGAGAACTAA
- a CDS encoding adenosylcobinamide amidohydrolase: MKYFLHKNTLFIRGSFKAASTGINGGISDITTVVNHTVPRDFNEDDPYRLLRNIISERGYKDDFFGMLTAVGMKNLCIMSYEYITVFVTAGVSNPNPKGPNTINIIIHSREALSDGALLETIITATEAKADALISAGYSFTGTTTDEVVVIYDRQGSENRKFHESAGTYTGCGDKVYTCVKNGVTESIRRYDGVIEADEPSFFIFTTKDGLKMNLWQRRKCQYYPCHFKGQRCELCYCPHYPCGDEELGEWVDSVSQGKKIWSCKNCLLNHYPDIVRAVLKNPETELSELKKISCELGLKMSEQQPDSNTL, from the coding sequence ATGAAGTATTTCCTTCACAAAAATACTCTTTTTATAAGAGGCTCTTTTAAAGCCGCCAGCACAGGAATAAATGGTGGAATTTCTGATATCACAACAGTCGTAAACCATACTGTTCCGCGTGACTTCAACGAAGATGACCCGTACAGGCTTCTCAGAAATATAATCAGTGAAAGGGGATACAAAGACGATTTTTTTGGAATGCTGACTGCCGTCGGGATGAAGAACCTCTGCATAATGTCATACGAATACATCACGGTATTTGTCACGGCAGGTGTCTCAAATCCTAACCCGAAAGGTCCGAACACTATCAATATAATAATCCATTCAAGGGAGGCATTATCCGACGGTGCCCTTCTCGAGACGATAATAACTGCAACCGAGGCAAAGGCCGACGCTCTAATTTCAGCGGGGTACAGCTTCACCGGCACGACGACAGACGAAGTCGTCGTAATTTATGACAGACAAGGGTCAGAAAACAGAAAATTCCACGAATCTGCAGGGACCTATACCGGATGCGGCGACAAAGTCTACACATGCGTAAAGAACGGAGTGACCGAGTCAATCAGAAGGTACGACGGTGTTATTGAAGCGGATGAGCCGTCATTTTTCATATTCACCACAAAAGACGGACTGAAGATGAACCTGTGGCAGAGGAGGAAATGCCAGTATTATCCGTGCCATTTCAAAGGGCAGAGATGCGAACTGTGCTACTGCCCGCATTACCCTTGCGGTGACGAGGAGCTCGGTGAATGGGTGGACTCGGTATCGCAGGGAAAAAAAATATGGTCATGCAAAAACTGTCTCCTGAACCATTACCCCGATATAGTAAGAGCCGTCTTAAAAAACCCGGAAACTGAACTTTCGGAACTCAAAAAAATATCATGCGAACTCGGACTGAAGATGTCAGAGCAACAGCCGGACAGTAACACTTTATAA
- the nrdD gene encoding anaerobic ribonucleoside-triphosphate reductase, translating into MIWTEEQLALAKKYKSLEDIPVEERRYKCHTCNHIVDETPCPCCGETNLEIMCPLDHCNCQHSIIEKIEYCPLCGQPICPECGSHDVSQVSRVTGYLADVAGWNHGKQQELKDRTHYNVA; encoded by the coding sequence ATGATATGGACTGAGGAACAGCTTGCACTCGCAAAAAAATACAAAAGCCTTGAAGATATCCCGGTTGAAGAGAGACGCTACAAATGCCACACCTGCAACCATATCGTTGACGAAACACCATGCCCCTGCTGCGGGGAGACAAATCTTGAGATTATGTGCCCTCTTGACCACTGCAACTGCCAGCACAGCATAATAGAGAAGATAGAGTACTGCCCGCTTTGCGGCCAGCCAATCTGCCCTGAATGCGGCTCACACGACGTATCGCAGGTATCAAGGGTAACGGGCTACCTGGCAGACGTTGCAGGATGGAACCATGGCAAACAGCAGGAATTAAAAGACCGCACGCACTACAACGTAGCATGA
- the pyrF gene encoding orotidine-5'-phosphate decarboxylase codes for MTDLILALDVLTREDAIEITEKTAPYIDAVKIGYPLVLGAGLSIAGELLHFDLPLIADFKVADIPNTNSLIAGHVFEAGFSGIITHGFTGSDSVIACVEAAHDAGGECYVVSEMSHPGALEFLSGENAEKIAGMAVECGADGIIAPATRPERVKALREIVGSRKILSPGVGAQGGDAHIIAPLIDGMIVGRSIYSAEDPAKEAEKYAFIRR; via the coding sequence ATGACAGACCTTATCCTGGCCCTTGATGTCCTGACAAGAGAGGACGCCATAGAGATTACCGAAAAAACGGCACCGTACATTGATGCCGTAAAAATAGGGTATCCTCTTGTACTTGGAGCAGGGCTTTCAATAGCAGGAGAACTTCTGCATTTTGACCTTCCGCTTATAGCCGACTTCAAGGTCGCAGACATCCCGAATACAAACAGCCTTATCGCAGGGCATGTCTTTGAGGCCGGTTTTTCAGGAATAATCACGCACGGCTTTACCGGAAGCGACTCCGTTATCGCATGCGTCGAAGCGGCGCACGACGCCGGCGGGGAATGCTATGTAGTAAGCGAGATGAGCCATCCCGGCGCTCTGGAATTTCTTTCCGGTGAAAATGCCGAAAAGATAGCAGGAATGGCAGTTGAATGCGGGGCGGACGGGATAATTGCACCCGCAACGAGGCCTGAACGTGTAAAAGCCCTGAGAGAGATTGTCGGCAGCAGAAAGATCCTCTCCCCCGGGGTAGGTGCACAGGGCGGGGACGCACACATCATAGCTCCTTTAATTGACGGGATGATCGTCGGCCGCTCCATATATTCAGCCGAAGACCCCGCAAAAGAAGCAGAAAAATATGCCTTCATCCGCCGATGA
- a CDS encoding deoxyhypusine synthase, which yields MKPEDLCGTPVIQAKVRPGMTVNELVEQYGNTRAYNAGSLWRAVNIYENMLRDKDAVKFFGLAGAMVPGGMGGIVSDLIDRGHIDILVSTGANLTHDTIEAIGCKHYHGTEICDDVLLREEEINRIYDIFLPNDAFIKFESFLQEVFESLEKSQKYSIQDITHLIGEHLNTGILAEAAKKDIPVFCPALQDSMIGLQYWLFNQTRGITVDAFKDMSKLIDRCFAAKKAGAMLVGGGVPKNYIFQSMLMTPNGFDYAVQLTGDRPDLGGLSGATLDEAKSWGKLTGEAKGQTVYGDATINLPLIVAAVLERLED from the coding sequence ATGAAACCAGAAGATTTATGCGGCACGCCTGTAATTCAGGCAAAGGTAAGACCCGGCATGACCGTAAACGAACTCGTGGAACAGTACGGAAATACGCGTGCGTATAACGCCGGCTCTCTCTGGCGGGCCGTAAATATATATGAAAATATGCTCAGGGACAAAGACGCCGTCAAGTTCTTTGGACTTGCAGGAGCAATGGTCCCCGGAGGAATGGGCGGAATAGTCTCTGACTTAATAGACAGGGGCCACATCGATATACTGGTATCCACGGGCGCCAACCTGACGCACGATACTATAGAAGCAATCGGGTGCAAACACTACCACGGAACTGAAATCTGCGACGACGTGCTTCTCCGTGAAGAGGAGATAAACAGGATATATGACATATTCCTCCCTAACGACGCTTTCATAAAATTTGAGAGCTTTTTGCAGGAGGTCTTTGAAAGCCTTGAAAAATCACAGAAGTACTCGATTCAGGATATAACACATCTTATCGGCGAGCATTTAAACACCGGAATACTTGCAGAGGCCGCAAAAAAAGATATTCCCGTGTTCTGCCCGGCCCTCCAGGACTCGATGATCGGCCTTCAGTACTGGCTTTTCAACCAGACAAGGGGAATCACAGTAGACGCATTCAAAGACATGTCAAAATTAATCGACAGGTGCTTTGCCGCAAAAAAGGCCGGTGCAATGCTTGTCGGCGGAGGAGTGCCCAAAAACTACATATTCCAGAGCATGCTAATGACACCTAACGGCTTTGACTATGCAGTCCAGCTTACAGGTGACAGACCTGATTTGGGAGGGCTTTCCGGGGCGACACTTGACGAGGCAAAGTCCTGGGGAAAGCTTACAGGAGAGGCAAAGGGACAGACCGTATACGGCGATGCCACTATAAACCTTCCCTTAATTGTTGCAGCCGTTCTGGAAAGACTTGAGGATTGA
- a CDS encoding HEAT repeat domain-containing protein, whose translation MYDGLYERIHAERMRREKENFEIYIKQLKDPGIPYRTKAAEALGNYKDPRAVPYLIECAKCETDPGVLYVAICSLAKFRDKSSVVPLLALLDHSDKWVRSGAAKALGEIGDRESVFCIKPMLSDENPKIRASAAEALGLMSYWEFADLVIPLLDDEESEVRAAARAAVRKLGRGDLAD comes from the coding sequence ATGTATGACGGACTCTATGAGAGGATCCATGCCGAGAGAATGAGGCGCGAAAAGGAAAATTTTGAAATATACATAAAGCAGCTTAAAGACCCGGGGATACCCTACCGGACAAAGGCTGCCGAAGCCCTTGGAAATTATAAGGACCCGCGGGCTGTGCCTTATCTTATTGAATGCGCCAAATGTGAGACCGACCCGGGCGTTCTTTATGTCGCGATATGCTCTCTTGCAAAGTTCCGGGACAAAAGTTCTGTTGTGCCCCTACTGGCGCTTCTGGACCACAGCGACAAATGGGTGAGAAGCGGTGCCGCAAAAGCGCTCGGGGAGATTGGCGACCGTGAATCGGTTTTTTGCATAAAGCCTATGCTTTCCGATGAAAACCCGAAGATCCGTGCCTCTGCTGCCGAGGCACTCGGGCTTATGAGCTACTGGGAGTTTGCAGACCTTGTAATTCCTCTTCTTGATGACGAGGAAAGCGAGGTCCGTGCGGCTGCAAGGGCTGCTGTAAGAAAACTCGGCCGCGGGGACCTCGCCGACTGA
- a CDS encoding acetate uptake transporter, which produces MFIIDGTANPAPLGLLAFGMTTVLLNLHNAGYFGLGSMIMGMGIFYGGLAQVIAGVMEWKKKNTFGTTAFCSFGFFWISLVAILILPGLNLAAAPGGYEMGAYLFMWGLFTAVMFIATLKLGRALQFVFGSLAVLFFLLALGDFTGSTTVTTVAGYEGIICGLSAMYAGLAQVINEVYGREKLPV; this is translated from the coding sequence ATGTTTATAATCGACGGAACCGCAAATCCGGCCCCGCTTGGTCTTTTAGCCTTTGGTATGACGACAGTCCTCCTAAACCTGCATAATGCCGGATACTTCGGACTCGGCAGCATGATTATGGGAATGGGGATATTTTACGGCGGTCTTGCACAGGTCATTGCAGGGGTAATGGAATGGAAAAAGAAGAACACATTCGGAACGACTGCCTTCTGCTCATTCGGGTTTTTCTGGATAAGCCTTGTCGCAATCCTTATACTTCCCGGCTTAAACCTTGCAGCGGCACCGGGGGGTTATGAGATGGGCGCATACCTCTTCATGTGGGGTCTTTTCACCGCTGTAATGTTTATTGCAACATTAAAGCTTGGCAGGGCCCTTCAGTTCGTATTCGGATCGCTTGCAGTCCTTTTTTTCCTGCTTGCACTTGGGGATTTCACAGGAAGTACGACTGTAACGACAGTTGCAGGATATGAAGGAATAATTTGCGGGCTGTCAGCGATGTATGCAGGTCTTGCACAGGTTATTAACGAAGTTTACGGGAGGGAAAAACTCCCGGTCTGA
- a CDS encoding transglutaminase-like domain-containing protein gives MMGDKSDYYEILGLDHNATTSDIRKAYRILVKKYHPDVSPLPDALEYFKKINEAYEVLGDPDKKPIYDQSLENKEKGTEDKDNNKDHTFYAHNETLLIDGKNLCIKKSRHLISENQEFVEYKGEYLRFSRELFPFDLNCVDSEYYVDTETVTIENREFVFSNSHHVIVRGQEYIQNGDSYLPFESKNRPKYAGRKKQGGSKSNRPVKNPWNLFKMSAAIIILLVIGYYGALSMNIFENGNNPAENLHGADFPAVSKNISSEDKRAQAIAEAIDPGSQTTKNYALSIRGINSNGIVSIEEVCNIWDIVKGKWTYVQNPGGFGHFSPARDFIRHGMKGDCDDFAIVVASFIEAVGGKSRIVSTNTSEGDGHSYAEAYITNDSRKFDIMSKYILKMYKCNSAAYHIDHDKNNDPQYWLNLDWQSGHPGGEYCNSSGVLTAYYPDGHWCKFNPGKQEKL, from the coding sequence ATGATGGGGGATAAATCCGATTATTACGAAATACTTGGTCTGGACCACAACGCAACAACATCAGACATCAGGAAAGCATACAGAATACTTGTAAAAAAATATCATCCCGATGTCTCTCCACTTCCTGATGCTCTGGAATATTTCAAAAAAATAAACGAAGCGTATGAGGTTCTCGGAGACCCGGACAAAAAACCCATATATGACCAGTCCCTTGAAAACAAAGAAAAAGGCACAGAAGACAAAGATAATAACAAAGACCACACTTTTTACGCTCACAATGAAACGCTTCTCATTGACGGAAAAAATCTTTGCATCAAAAAATCCCGCCATTTAATAAGTGAAAACCAGGAATTCGTGGAGTACAAAGGTGAATACCTCAGGTTCAGCAGGGAATTATTCCCTTTTGACCTGAACTGCGTGGACTCTGAATACTATGTTGACACAGAGACGGTGACGATAGAAAACAGGGAGTTCGTATTTTCCAATTCGCACCACGTTATCGTCAGGGGGCAGGAATATATCCAGAACGGGGACAGTTACCTGCCCTTTGAATCAAAGAACAGACCGAAGTATGCGGGCAGAAAAAAACAGGGCGGGTCTAAAAGCAACCGTCCTGTCAAAAACCCTTGGAATCTATTCAAAATGTCGGCTGCAATAATCATACTTCTGGTCATCGGGTATTACGGGGCACTAAGTATGAACATTTTTGAAAACGGGAACAATCCTGCCGAAAATCTTCACGGAGCAGACTTCCCGGCAGTATCAAAGAATATTTCCTCCGAGGATAAAAGGGCACAGGCGATTGCAGAAGCAATAGACCCCGGCAGCCAGACCACAAAAAACTATGCTCTTTCAATAAGAGGCATAAATTCAAACGGAATAGTAAGCATTGAAGAAGTCTGCAACATCTGGGATATAGTAAAGGGAAAATGGACATATGTTCAGAACCCTGGCGGTTTTGGTCATTTTTCTCCGGCAAGGGACTTCATAAGACACGGAATGAAAGGTGATTGTGATGATTTTGCTATTGTTGTGGCGTCATTTATAGAAGCAGTCGGAGGAAAATCGAGAATAGTCTCAACAAACACTTCCGAAGGTGACGGACATTCATATGCGGAGGCTTACATTACAAACGACAGCCGGAAATTCGACATAATGTCCAAGTACATTCTGAAGATGTACAAGTGCAATTCGGCCGCCTACCACATAGACCACGACAAAAACAACGACCCGCAGTACTGGCTTAACCTGGACTGGCAGTCAGGACACCCCGGCGGAGAGTACTGCAACAGCAGCGGTGTTCTTACAGCATATTACCCGGACGGACACTGGTGCAAATTCAACCCCGGCAAACAGGAAAAACTATGA
- a CDS encoding Holliday junction resolvase-like protein has product MRKGISVIRTDAIKRSQSVTRGKVTGFLIPFFPDFPYTPGMQGFLDRLFNRYGNKIT; this is encoded by the coding sequence ATGAGAAAGGGAATATCCGTAATCCGTACAGATGCAATAAAACGCAGCCAGTCAGTTACGCGTGGAAAGGTTACCGGGTTTCTTATTCCATTTTTCCCGGATTTCCCGTATACACCGGGGATGCAAGGTTTTTTGGACCGGCTGTTTAACCGGTATGGAAATAAAATAACCTGA
- a CDS encoding Holliday junction resolvase-like protein produces the protein MIILIILLIITTLVLFYRCSQTQGQIEQRARTIFESWRRQKEDEDTRQWKENELERLSDDKAKNKFEN, from the coding sequence TTGATAATTCTCATCATTTTGTTGATTATAACAACGCTAGTTCTGTTTTACAGATGCTCTCAAACACAGGGCCAGATTGAGCAGAGAGCAAGAACAATTTTTGAATCATGGCGGCGACAGAAGGAAGACGAAGATACCAGACAATGGAAAGAAAATGAACTTGAACGGCTGTCTGATGACAAAGCAAAAAACAAATTTGAAAACTGA
- a CDS encoding DUF2238 domain-containing protein → MKISIGVLIAYFLQLMILSIVISSLFTGYYFYVIGGVFALFLTLIPAIVERRINITIPWGVMLLIVLSLYVHLAGEYFGWYLDFYPYYDKIAHFISGSTVALLGFTAVLIMDRYTEMNFNRPMIIFMIIMMTMAFGAFWEIIEFTVDTFFGGNMQHGNTDTMLDMIFVLFGAVVVAAVGNFYMMKFPKRKVAEIFAGNLNLDEVEKCSAAVYDKKQDSETVVDTEKNT, encoded by the coding sequence TTGAAGATTAGCATAGGGGTATTAATTGCGTACTTTCTTCAGCTTATGATATTGTCAATAGTTATCTCCAGCCTTTTTACAGGGTACTATTTTTACGTCATCGGCGGTGTTTTCGCCCTGTTCTTAACGCTTATTCCGGCAATTGTTGAGCGCAGGATAAATATCACCATACCATGGGGAGTAATGCTCCTGATTGTCCTTTCCCTTTACGTTCACCTTGCAGGCGAATATTTCGGGTGGTACCTGGACTTCTACCCGTATTACGACAAGATAGCCCACTTTATATCCGGGTCTACCGTAGCACTCCTCGGGTTTACAGCTGTTCTGATAATGGACAGGTACACCGAGATGAACTTCAACCGCCCGATGATAATATTCATGATAATAATGATGACGATGGCATTCGGGGCTTTCTGGGAGATAATCGAATTTACCGTAGATACTTTCTTCGGCGGAAACATGCAGCACGGAAATACCGATACGATGCTTGACATGATCTTTGTCCTTTTCGGTGCGGTAGTAGTTGCTGCGGTCGGCAATTTCTATATGATGAAATTTCCCAAACGAAAAGTTGCCGAAATTTTTGCAGGAAACCTCAACCTGGATGAAGTAGAGAAGTGCAGTGCCGCAGTTTATGATAAAAAACAGGATTCAGAAACTGTTGTCGATACGGAAAAAAATACATAA
- a CDS encoding YigZ family protein gives MQELSAVKYEEKKSRFYAHLYRIYSHEEYPEILKIHAKTYKKAAHHCSAINFSDSGGRVFREFKNDGEVGHPGRILSSVLEKNSLDSHAIVVSRIFGGIKLGPAGVSRAFRDSGEACVKVYLEKK, from the coding sequence ATGCAGGAGCTCTCGGCGGTAAAATACGAGGAGAAAAAATCCCGGTTTTATGCGCATTTATACAGGATATACTCACATGAAGAATACCCGGAAATACTGAAAATTCATGCAAAGACCTATAAAAAAGCCGCACATCACTGCTCGGCCATAAATTTTTCTGATTCGGGTGGAAGAGTCTTCCGGGAGTTTAAAAATGACGGTGAGGTCGGACACCCCGGAAGAATTCTTTCATCGGTTCTCGAAAAAAATTCACTGGACAGTCATGCGATAGTTGTGTCACGCATATTCGGCGGGATAAAGCTTGGGCCTGCAGGCGTTTCAAGGGCGTTTCGTGATTCAGGCGAGGCCTGCGTTAAAGTTTACCTTGAAAAAAAATGA
- a CDS encoding class I SAM-dependent methyltransferase, whose translation MNETPIFWDEHYKKCRNVWAGKISGLPGLCRGSKVLEAGCGNGKNLLSMTGKGWDITGFDFSKKAAYLCRQNLKNDSFSSVLVSDASDLPFKNSIFDAVFAYHITGHSEKVKRKEIAFEFSRVLKPGGMLYFSEFEVSDLRSESGEETEKNTVLKKNGILTHFFTEAEVKDLFSGLSPVSSNVSRWKMKIKGTEYKRAEINASFKKT comes from the coding sequence ATGAACGAAACACCCATTTTCTGGGATGAACATTACAAAAAATGCAGAAATGTCTGGGCAGGAAAAATCTCAGGTCTTCCCGGGCTTTGCCGCGGATCAAAAGTCCTTGAAGCAGGGTGCGGAAACGGAAAAAACCTCCTTTCAATGACAGGAAAAGGGTGGGATATAACAGGCTTTGACTTTTCGAAAAAAGCGGCTTACTTGTGCAGGCAGAACCTGAAAAATGATTCCTTTTCATCCGTTCTGGTCTCCGACGCATCGGACCTCCCCTTTAAAAACAGTATATTTGACGCGGTTTTTGCATACCACATCACCGGGCACTCGGAAAAGGTGAAAAGGAAAGAAATAGCCTTTGAATTTTCAAGAGTGCTTAAACCCGGCGGTATGCTTTATTTTTCCGAATTTGAAGTCTCGGATCTGCGGTCCGAATCAGGAGAAGAGACTGAAAAGAATACAGTTCTTAAAAAAAACGGGATACTTACACATTTTTTCACCGAAGCCGAGGTAAAAGACCTTTTTTCAGGTCTCAGCCCGGTATCGTCCAATGTCAGCAGGTGGAAAATGAAAATTAAGGGAACTGAATACAAAAGAGCCGAGATAAATGCGTCCTTTAAAAAAACATAA
- the hxlB gene encoding 6-phospho-3-hexuloisomerase produces MSGCENPGVRDNMRVMTKEVSSLIDEISDEDITVFLSELLKERRIYVAGAGRSGLIGRAFAMRLMHIGLDSYVVGETVTPAMRKDDLAVVFSGSGETNSVVDIAETAKSLGGFLCLVTAHEKSRIADIADCRVVLPSNPPSDTEWPNTFEVRQITGGYKSLSLPLAPIGTLFETSAMIFSDAVIASLMEIKHCGIEDVMKRLSNVQ; encoded by the coding sequence ATGAGCGGGTGTGAAAATCCGGGTGTCCGTGACAATATGCGGGTTATGACCAAAGAGGTCTCCAGCCTTATCGATGAGATATCTGATGAGGATATAACTGTATTTTTATCAGAGCTTCTGAAGGAGAGGAGAATATATGTTGCCGGCGCCGGGCGTTCAGGCTTAATAGGCAGGGCTTTTGCCATGCGCCTGATGCATATCGGGCTTGACAGTTATGTAGTTGGGGAAACGGTTACACCAGCAATGAGAAAAGATGACCTTGCTGTAGTCTTTTCCGGGTCAGGAGAGACGAATTCCGTCGTGGATATAGCCGAGACCGCGAAATCCCTCGGGGGATTTCTGTGTCTTGTAACGGCCCATGAAAAGTCAAGGATTGCAGACATCGCGGACTGCAGGGTTGTTCTGCCTTCAAATCCGCCTTCGGATACAGAGTGGCCGAACACATTTGAGGTAAGACAGATTACCGGGGGCTACAAGTCCCTTTCACTTCCGCTTGCACCCATCGGGACTCTTTTTGAGACTTCTGCAATGATATTTTCAGACGCCGTCATCGCTTCCCTTATGGAGATAAAGCACTGCGGTATTGAGGACGTTATGAAAAGACTCTCGAATGTACAATAA